A section of the Venturia canescens isolate UGA chromosome 11, ASM1945775v1, whole genome shotgun sequence genome encodes:
- the LOC122418383 gene encoding uncharacterized protein, protein MIIEKLYQLLNRVIVYIVKRLVRFSCGRRIYEISSTMPQKLHVLRCYSCKMFQVQIVKKVPKWQCRMCNEKQMTQVVYFQGSGAECRKYVQTQNLKNIEGKELAVIDAWGFDCEVDEHSQDSCDCSERKLMAEKLTSFLTSDEHELKENSELLQSSKRQKLNSGSKLTMSLPDTDLCSSNKWQRKSRTFPITKNKFDRPNKYNKFLEPQRVHEVNEEKFEGNYSPKEKSPNFSDTEHQNSPIKDPSGSNSLSNSISPKNSLESRANDLQNNAEPMDQKIETCEGLISSQVDESSNSSRSPFQGIVANLFEDLDHDSDFELDF, encoded by the exons atgataatagaaaaattgtatCAATTATTGAATCGAGTAATTGTTTACATCGTTAAGAGGTTGGTTCGATTTTCTTGTGGTCGAAGAATTTACGAAATTTCGTCTACAATGCCACAAAAATTGCACGTGTTGCGTTGCTATTCTTGTAAAATGTTTCAG GTGcaaatagtaaaaaaagtgCCGAAATGGCAGTGCAGGATGTGCAACGAGAAGCAAATGACTCAAGTCGTTTATTTCCAAGGCTCTGGTGCAGAGTGCAGAAAATATGTGCAGACCCAAAACCTAAAAAACATTGAAGGAAAAGAATTGGCGGTGATCGATGCTTGGGGCTTTGACTGCGAGGTGGACGAACATTCCCAAGACTCCTGTGACTGCAGTGAGAGAAAATTGATGGCTGAAAAATTGACCTCGTTTTTGACCAGCGATGAGCAcgagttgaaagaaaattcagAACTTTTACAGTCTTCAAAACGCCAGAAATTAAATAGTGGAAGCAAGCTCACAATGAGTTTGCCGGACACGGATTTGTGTAGCTCGAACAAGTGGCAAAGAAAGTCTCGAACTTTTCCaatcacaaaaaataaatttgaccgTCCTAACAAGTACAACAAATTTTTAGAGCCTCAAAGAGTTCATGAGgtcaatgaagaaaaatttgagggAAATTATTCTCCaaaagaaaaatcgccaaaCTTTTCGGACACGGAACATCAAAATTCACCCATTAAAGATCCCAGTGGTTCAAATTCACTCTCAAACTCAATCAGCCCTAAAAACAGCCTCGAAAGTCGTGCAAATGACCTTCAAAACAATGCTGAGCCCATggaccaaaaaattgaaacctgTGAAGGCTTAATCTCAAGTCAAGTTGACGAATCATCTAATAGCTCACGGTCTCCGTTTCAAGGCATCGTTGCCAACTTGTTTGAGGATCTGGACCACGATTCGGACTTTGAACTCGATTTTTAG
- the Vps16B gene encoding spermatogenesis-defective protein 39 homolog → MSSAKDDEDYWNSSDKNSFSFDQNNEVDNLFGVSKSGTAQLREGISNIKVSTAYFQQEDTRPNLKPLLSIISEQTLNIILTADKIFLPEEPSVVQPDITLRRILLGQPFSLEKYKSLVSKTALLDAALASGDGNAILIVILFIGKTLKWPLVERILLERPDSIPVYVRYLATRLQVNEITDLLTAQGRRVDAAITHFDIIIRNTRDASRLVEKLEKCYKTHFIDLPDCKESAFLNNYTKLLRWQMALENRQVDEVFNLNSPVLDCLRYACKDHYNSPMGALASPKMLLKEHDISARQYQKVALKMRASLQEWNDIDNLLLSKSWLGTPKLEASLSIDEILKTLSENQAPLTTIEKFLKYVDSAERRSELARTYNCSASTT, encoded by the exons atgtcGTCGGCTAAGGACGACGAAGATTACTGGAACAGTAGCGACAAAAACTCATTCAGTTTCGATCAAAACAACGAG GTCGACAATTTATTTGGAGTCTCGAAGAGTGGTACAGCACAACTGAGGGAAGGAATATCGAACATCAAAGTTTCGACTGCATATTTTCAACAGGAAGATACTCGACCAAATTTGAAACCTTTGTTGTCCATTATCAGCGAACAAACTCTCAATATAA TATTAACGGCAGACAAAATTTTTCTGCCGGAAGAACCCTCCGTTGTTCAACCAGATATTACTTTGCGGAGAATACTTTTGGGGCAGCCTTTTTCCCTTGAGAAATATAAGTCCCTTGTGAGCAAGACAGCTCTTTTGGATGCTGCGTTAGCAAGTGGCGATGGAAACGCCATTCTTATA GTCATATTATTTATTGGAAAAACTCTAAAATGGCCCTTGGTCGAAAGAATATTGCTGGAAAGGCCGGACTCGATTCCCGTTTACGTAAGATATTTAGCGACGAGATTGCAAGTCAACGAAATCACAGATTTGCTCAC GGCCCAGGGTCGTCGCGTTGATGCTGCA ATTACCCATTTCGACATAATAATAAGGAATACGAGAGACGCGAGCAGACTCGTCGAGAAGCTTGAAAAATGCTACAAAACTCATTTCATCGATTTGCCGGACTGCAAGGAGTCCGCGTTTCTCAATAATTACACGAAACTTTTga gatGGCAAATGGCTCTGGAGAACAGACAAGTCGACGAGGTTTTTAACCTCAATTCGCCGGTACTCGACTGTCTGCGTTACGCGTGCAAAGATCATTATAATTCTCCGATGGGAGCTTTGGCCTCGCCGAAAATGTTGTTGAAGGAGCACGATATCTCTGCGAGACAATATCAAAAAGTTGCACTCAAAATGAGAGCTTCGTTGCAAGAATGGAACGACATCGATAATTTGTTGCTCTCCAAG agTTGGCTCGGAACCCCAAAACTGGAAGCGAGTCTCTCGATCGATGAAATTCTGAAAACGCTGTCGGAAAACCAAGCACCGCTCACgacgatcgaaaaatttctcaaatacGTTGACAGCGCCGAGCGACGGTCGGAGCTCGCAAGAACTTACAACTGTTCGGCCTCGACAACGTGA
- the Spt-I gene encoding serine palmitoyltransferase 1, giving the protein MSSKLLSIESIDILGTIPQYYALVGGFLVLWLVWVIAKRRYSSNNNRRTPDDDEVERKLSNWYPEPLIPEVSSSKKVPVEYEVPRRVTTRVGKRIVVEGVDCLNLATHNYLGFADSPKIQENAVAAIRKYGVGSCGPRGFYGTVDVHLELEERLAQFMEAEEAIVYSYGFSAIASAIPAYCKRRDIVYADEKVNFAIQKGLDASRSTVKYFRHNDPTDLERLLKEQAQKDSKDAKKATKVRRFLIAEGIFMNTGLVCPLPQLVELCEKYKLRIFLDESISIGTLGNKGRGVTEHFNVPRHKIDMIMGSLEWSLSSIGGFCCGSSFVIEHQRLSGLGYCFSASLPPLLTVAATTALDMMELEPEIFLTLKKNCVAIDAGLRKMNFFEISGFNESPIKHIFIKETFERTKENQILDKISEKCIENGLAVIKSAYLNTEREIPRPSLRITVSVLLNKEDIDFFLKTLENCTKQVLPL; this is encoded by the exons ATGAGTTCGAAACTGTTGTCTATCGAGTCGATCGACATATTGGGTACGATTCCGCAGTATTACGCTTTGGTCGGTGGTTTTTTGGTACTGTGGCTCGTGTGGGTTATCGCGAAGAGACGATACAGTAGCAACAACAATCGTCGGACGCCAGACGACGATgaagttgaaagaaaattgtCGAATTGGTATCCGGAGCCTTTGATCCCGGAAGTTTCGTCTTCGAAAAAAGTTCCAGTAGAATATGAAGTTCCCCGAAGAGTGACAACGCGAGTAGGGAAAAGAATCGTGGTCGAGGGCGTCGATTGTTTGAATTTAGCGACTCACAATTATTTAGGCTTTGCCGATAGTCCCAAAATCCAGGAAAATGCTGTCGCAGCCATCCGCAAGTATGGAGTTGGTTCTTGTGGCCCCAGAGGCTTTTACGGCACTGTCGACGTTCATCTCGAACTTGAGGAACGCCTCGCCCAGTTCATGGAAGCCGAAGAAGCTATAGTTTACTCTTATGGCTTCAGTGCAATCGCCTCTGCCATTCCGGCATATTGCAAACGACGAGATATTGTTTATGCCGATGAAAAAGTCAATTTTGCCATCCAGAAAGGCCTGGATGCCTCCCGCTCCACGGTTAAGTACTTTCGGCACAACGATCCTACTGATTTGGAAAGATTGCTGAAAGAACAGGCACAAAAAGACTCCAAAGATGCTAAAAAAGCCACCAAAGTTCGTAGATTCCTTATCGCTGAAGGAATTTTCATGAACACCGGCCTCGTTTGCCCACTACCTCAATTGGTTGAACTTTGCGAGAAATACAAACTCAGAATCTTTCTTGACGAGTCTATTTCTATTGGAACCTTAGGAAACAAGGGACGTGGAGTTACCGAGCATTTCAATGTTCCCAGACACAAAATCGACATGATTATGg GTTCTTTGGAATGGTCCCTCAGTTCGATCGGTGGTTTTTGTTGTGGATCGTCGTTTGTAATCGAGCATCAAAGATTATCGGGACTGGGTTACTGTTTCTCAGCTTCGCTGCCTCCTCTGCTGACAGTGGCAGCGACGACGGCTCTCGATATGATGGAATTAGAGCCCGAGATATttttaacgttgaaaaaaaattgcgtgGCTATTGACGCTGGGCTAcgaaaaatgaactttttcgaaatttcaggaTTCAATGAATCCCCCataaaacatatttttatcaaagaGACTTTCGAACGCACcaaagaaaatcaaattcttgaCAAAATATCGGAAAAATGTATAGAAAATGGACTCGCCGTTATTAAATCCGCATATTTGAACACTGAACGCGAGATTCCGAGACCGAGCCTTCGAATCACAGTTTCTGTTCTCCTCAACAAAGAagatatcgattttttccttaaaactCTTGAAAATTGCACAAAACAAGTTTTGCCTTTGTAA